A region of bacterium DNA encodes the following proteins:
- a CDS encoding pyruvate, phosphate dikinase, with product MREKYIYSFGGGKADGKADMKNLLGGKGANLAEMANLGIPVPPGFTITTDVCTHFMKNSSNYPETLDEEVNQALKTVEEITGMGFDNPENPLLFSVRSGARISMPGMMETVLNIGLTSKTIPGLLKKSGEERFVYDAYRRLMMMYSDVVMEKSSGIEPEEGKGIRHQLEEAMDEMKKAKGVKNDTDLDAEDLKKLCEIFKAKVKEVLKKDFPDDAKQQLWGAISAVFQSWNGKRAKSYRKIEGIPEIWGTAVNVQTMVFGNMGDNSATGVAFTRNPATGDNKFYGEFLVNAQGEDVVAGTRTPQAINEDSKTITSENLPSLQELMPELYNQLVEIRNKLEKHYRDMQDIEFTMQEGTLYMLQTRTGKRNGVAAIKMAVDMCNEGLITKEEALMRVKPTQLDELLHPMIDPEKEKTAKKLAVGLPAGPGGGNGQIVFTADTAEDWAKDGKKVILVRNETSPEDVHGMHVAQAILTAKGGMTSHAALVARGWGKCCIVGAGAININAREKTLTVEGKQLKEGDWVTLNGTKGVVYEGVLELLPADPESNSDYKELMSWADTIRKLGVRTNADNPEDASTARKFGAQGIGLCRTEHMFFGPDRITPMREMILANTKEDRQKALDKLLPFQKKDFMGIFEAMDGLPVTIRTLDPPLHEFLPHDDKSQQELSTQLGMTPEAVKAKVNSLHELNPMLGHRGCRLGTTYPEITAMQAKAIIEAACELTKKGIKVYPEIMIPLIGTKAELVNQKKVVETAAKEVIEKYGVEVKYSVGTMIEIPRAALTADKVAEEAAFFSFGTNDLTQMTFGYSRDDAGTFLPEYIDQGILTHDPFQTIDEEGVGQLVEIAIKKGRSTKQDLKIGICGEHGGDPASVEFCHRVGMNYVSCSPFRVPIARLAAAQAVLKEK from the coding sequence ATGAGAGAGAAGTACATATATTCTTTCGGAGGCGGTAAAGCAGACGGTAAAGCTGATATGAAAAATCTTTTGGGAGGCAAAGGAGCCAATTTAGCTGAAATGGCTAATTTGGGCATACCTGTTCCTCCGGGATTTACCATTACAACCGATGTCTGCACACATTTTATGAAAAACAGCAGCAACTACCCTGAAACTCTTGACGAGGAAGTGAATCAGGCATTGAAAACAGTGGAAGAGATTACAGGTATGGGATTTGATAACCCTGAAAATCCTCTTCTTTTCTCTGTCCGTTCAGGAGCCAGAATATCTATGCCCGGTATGATGGAAACAGTTCTAAACATAGGACTCACCTCTAAAACCATTCCTGGTCTTTTGAAGAAAAGCGGAGAAGAAAGATTTGTTTACGACGCATACCGCCGTCTTATGATGATGTATTCAGATGTAGTTATGGAAAAATCTTCGGGAATTGAACCGGAAGAAGGCAAAGGCATACGACATCAACTTGAAGAAGCAATGGACGAAATGAAGAAAGCAAAGGGAGTCAAAAACGATACCGACCTTGATGCTGAAGATCTTAAAAAGCTCTGTGAAATTTTTAAGGCAAAAGTAAAAGAAGTACTGAAGAAAGATTTTCCGGATGATGCAAAACAACAACTTTGGGGCGCAATATCAGCAGTCTTTCAATCCTGGAACGGAAAGAGAGCCAAGTCTTACAGGAAAATAGAAGGTATCCCTGAAATATGGGGAACAGCAGTAAACGTTCAGACAATGGTATTCGGAAATATGGGAGATAATTCTGCAACAGGTGTTGCTTTCACCAGAAATCCGGCTACAGGCGACAATAAATTTTATGGTGAATTTTTAGTAAATGCACAAGGCGAAGACGTCGTTGCAGGCACTCGCACACCACAGGCAATTAACGAAGATTCCAAAACTATAACATCAGAAAATCTGCCATCTCTTCAAGAACTTATGCCTGAACTTTACAACCAACTTGTTGAAATACGGAACAAACTTGAAAAACACTACCGCGATATGCAGGATATAGAGTTTACAATGCAGGAAGGTACACTTTATATGTTACAGACGCGAACAGGTAAAAGGAATGGTGTAGCTGCAATAAAAATGGCTGTTGATATGTGCAATGAAGGTCTTATAACAAAAGAAGAAGCTTTAATGAGAGTAAAACCCACGCAACTGGATGAACTTCTTCATCCCATGATAGACCCAGAAAAAGAAAAGACCGCAAAGAAACTTGCGGTAGGTCTTCCGGCAGGTCCCGGTGGTGGAAACGGACAGATTGTATTCACAGCAGATACAGCAGAGGATTGGGCAAAAGACGGCAAGAAAGTTATTCTTGTTAGAAATGAAACAAGTCCCGAAGATGTTCATGGAATGCACGTTGCCCAAGCAATTCTTACGGCAAAAGGCGGGATGACTTCACACGCCGCGCTCGTTGCAAGAGGTTGGGGAAAATGCTGTATAGTCGGCGCAGGGGCAATAAACATCAATGCCCGAGAAAAAACACTGACTGTTGAAGGAAAACAACTCAAAGAAGGTGATTGGGTTACCCTAAACGGAACAAAAGGAGTAGTTTATGAAGGAGTACTGGAACTACTTCCTGCAGACCCGGAAAGTAACAGCGATTACAAAGAATTAATGAGTTGGGCAGATACGATAAGGAAACTCGGAGTAAGAACAAATGCTGACAATCCTGAAGATGCTTCAACAGCGCGCAAGTTTGGCGCACAGGGAATCGGACTATGCAGAACAGAACATATGTTCTTCGGTCCCGATAGAATAACACCAATGCGAGAAATGATTCTTGCAAATACAAAAGAAGACAGACAGAAAGCCCTTGATAAACTCCTTCCATTTCAGAAGAAAGATTTTATGGGTATCTTTGAAGCAATGGATGGTTTGCCGGTAACAATAAGAACTCTTGACCCGCCCTTACATGAATTCCTACCACACGATGATAAGAGCCAACAAGAACTATCAACACAGTTGGGAATGACACCCGAAGCTGTAAAGGCAAAGGTTAACTCACTGCACGAATTAAACCCAATGCTTGGACATAGAGGATGCAGGTTGGGTACTACCTACCCCGAGATAACAGCAATGCAGGCAAAAGCAATTATAGAAGCCGCCTGCGAACTTACAAAGAAGGGAATAAAAGTATATCCTGAAATTATGATTCCTCTTATCGGGACAAAAGCAGAACTTGTAAACCAGAAAAAAGTCGTTGAAACTGCTGCAAAAGAAGTCATAGAAAAATATGGTGTAGAAGTCAAATATTCTGTTGGAACAATGATAGAAATACCACGAGCCGCATTAACAGCAGATAAAGTAGCCGAAGAGGCCGCTTTCTTCTCCTTTGGAACAAATGACTTGACCCAAATGACATTCGGCTACAGCAGAGATGATGCAGGTACATTCCTGCCGGAATATATCGACCAAGGCATCTTAACACACGACCCATTCCAGACAATTGATGAAGAAGGTGTGGGACAATTGGTAGAGATAGCAATAAAGAAAGGCCGCTCGACAAAGCAAGACTTAAAAATCGGCATCTGCGGCGAACATGGTGGCGACCCTGCATCAGTTGAATTCTGTCATAGAGTGGGAATGAATTATGTTTCCTGCTCACCTTTCAGAGTTCCTATAGCACGACTTGCCGCAGCACAGGCAGTGTTAAAGGAGAAATAA